Part of the Dehalococcoidia bacterium genome, GAAGCGCCGGACGAATGCGACAAGCTCATACAGAATGGCCGCTCCGTCCACGGGTTGCGTCGGCGGGGTGAGGCCACTTGCCGCCGGAGGCTGGCCGTCTGCTTGGGCCGTATCCGCATCCCCATCCTGCGCGGCAGGCGTCCACTCCGGCGCATCTTTCATAAGCGCCTCCAGCGCCTCCCGCGTCCCGCCCGCCGCTAGCCAGTCGCTCGCGTCCTTCACGCCATCGCCTGGCAGCTCTAAGACCTTGACGCTGGCCACGAATCCGTAGAGCAACCCCGCGACTTGCTGCCCGTGCGCGCGCCCTGCCTTATCCTTATCCACGATGACAATGACGTGACGGCCTTTCAGCGGTTCGCGCAAGTCTTCTGTGAACTTGCCCACGCCGCCGCTGTTGCACGTCGCGCAGAGGCCCAGGTGGGTCGAGAGGTTGTCAACGTCCTTTTCCCCCTCAGCGATGAAAACAGGGGCGTCAGTGGGCATTGTGGCAAGCTCCGGCAGACGATAAAGGACACGCCGCACGCCGTCGAGGTTCCAAAGCCACCCGCCTGCCCCGTCCGGCCTGCGCTGTCGGAAATCCTTCGGCATATAGCGCACGACTTGATAGAGCAGGTTCCCTTGTTCGTCCTTGTAACCGTATGTGGCAACCTCGCGCGGCTTTGTCATAGGCTCTTTCCCGTTTCTGGCCCACAAGTCCTTTTCGCGGAGGGCGGCTATCACCTTGTCCTGGGGACATCCCGCCTGGCAGTGGACCAGCACGCGCCCGCCTTCGCCTTCACCAATAGATAGAGAAGGGTTGTGGTCGTCGTGCGCCGGGCAATGGACATTGCCGCGCTCCCTGGCGCACGGGCAGCCCGAACGCCCGCAATGGAGACCCGCCCGGATCGTCGCGGCGTCGCTATCGGGCATCATGTTGCTCACCGCTGGACGCACCCTGGCGCTCGGCGTTATCCGCAGCGTTTGGCGCCTGCCCACACCGCCGCAGCGCCAGGCGCGCCAACACGCCGCTAAGAAAGCAAACCAGACTAGCCACGGCTCTCCCGCTCGGCAGGGCGCAGCAGCCCCGCCAAGTCCTCCTCCGCAATGCGGAAGTGTCCGCCGGGCAGCTTCACAGCCTTGAGCCTGCCCGTGGCGATCAGGCGCCGGATGGTCTCCCGTCCACAGCCGAGCCGTTCGGAAACCTCGCTCACCCTCAGCAACCTCATGACGCCCCCTTGACGAATGTGCTAAAATATGGATATCAGCCTCGAAGCTGACAGTTATCAGCGTAACACACAGCTATCGTAGACAGTATATTAGAGCGATTATCACACTAGGCCAATCGGCCTTAGGCAAGAATTATAGGGAGGACTACATGGGTAAGATGGCTAGCCTCTCGCAAAAGTCCCGCGACCTGATCATGAGCTACGCCTTGCAGAGGTTCCCCCAGATGGCGGTCCGGCTGGTAGCTAATATGCTGAAGTCCCAGGTAGACCAAATCGAAGGGCGCTCTGTTGACAGGGATACAATTGCGAAGTGGATAGGGACGTACCGGAAGGCCCTGACGGAGGAAGATAAACAGGAGTGGAGCCTGGGTGTCGGAGAAGCGAAGAGCATCCCGCCGGAGGCGGTCCCTACGCTCCTGGAGATATGGCGCTGCTGCTTCATCACGGATACTCCCTTCACGATGCGGCAGGCCCGCTGGGCCGCCTATCTGTGGAAGGCGGTTCCGCAACAGAGTCCCTTGGCAATTTACAGCCGTGCGTGCAATTACGCGCTACGGGAGCAAATTGCCCCACTCTCAGGGGGGAATAGGAGGAATAAGGAAGAGCAACTGATGGGGACACATGACCTGGATGCCAGCCTGTTGTATATGGTGGTCCGGTACGACATCCCGTTCGCGTGGCGTGACCCAGAAGTGTCCGTTGCCCGGATTCTAGGAGTGATTCCCCAGCTACGAACTGACATCCCTAGCGAACTCAAGCAGGAAGAGGACCGGAGATGGCGCATGCGGGGGGCAGGTCACCCCGTTTTTGGCGCGCAGACAGAGGCACTTCTAGGCATAGACCCAGGCACGCGATTGGCATATCTGGCCCAAGAAGCATGCATGCTCAGATATGAGGGGGGCCAAAAGGTAAAGTACCCTCCGGCACTGAAGGGAAGGCTGGTGGCCGCCGACAACCTCTACACCCTGGTACTTACACGGATAGGCAAAACCGAGAAGTGGGAAAAAATGTCGCAAGAGGAACGGCGCGAAGCCGCTGTCAGACTGGCAAAAGCAGCGTTGGCGTACATCACACTGACAGAACGTAGCCGGCAGTCTTTTCAGTGGCACTTGCCTCAAACAAGGCGGCTCCTGGACAGTCTCGCCGAGTTTGGGCTGAATCCCCTTCTAAGGGACGCGCAACCTGCAATCAGGAGGTAACGCAATGCTTTTACACGCACCCGCACCTGCACACACGACGACGGCTGGGTCCCTGGTACGGGCCGCCACCTACTGCCGCGTCTCCACGGACCGCCAGGCCCAGGAAGGCGTCTCCCTGGACGTTCAACGCGACGCCTGCCGCGAGTTCGCCCAGGCTCAGGGATGGCCCCTGGCCCAGGAGTACGTGGACGACGAAAGCTCCTACGCCCCACGGGCCTCCTACCAGCAAATGATCCGCGACGCCCTGGAAGGGGGATTCGGGAAGGTTGTCGTCTATGACTTCAGCCGCTTCGGACGCGACATCGCCCAGTCCACGCCGGACATCGCGCGCCTGGAGAAGCTGGGCGTTCAGGTTGTCGCCGTCTCCTCACCCCATGCTGGCCGCCTGGAGCGCAACATCTATTTCACGCTGGCGGACTACTACTCTTACGAGCTTAGCCGCAAGGTGAAGCCGTCCCACATCAAGCGCGTCCAGGACGGCCTCTGGGTCTCCCGTCCGCCAGTGGGCTATAACCTCGAAC contains:
- a CDS encoding excisionase family DNA-binding protein produces the protein MRLLRVSEVSERLGCGRETIRRLIATGRLKAVKLPGGHFRIAEEDLAGLLRPAERESRG